Proteins found in one Desulfovibrio sp. genomic segment:
- a CDS encoding ammonium transporter — protein MIQAGDTAFILISSALVLLMTPGLALFYGGMVRRKNVLGTIMQSFVMISLVSIEWVYLGYSMSFGPDVSGLIGNLSWAGLTGVGATPNADYAPTIPHTVFMIYQCMFAVITPALITGAFAERVKFSAFAIFSVAWAVLVYNPVCHWVWGNGGFLKNMGVLDFAGGLVVHLTCGAAALASVMIIGPRKDHGKRQFFPHNLPMTLLGTGLLWFGWFGFNAGSALAADGLAGSTFVATHLGGMAGMAMWTIVEWFYQGKPTTLGAASGAVAGLATITPAAGYVTPNSAVLIGLTAGFCCYWAVVFKSKMRFDDSLDVVGIHGLGGLIGTLMAGLLATKQINPNGADGLFYGNAAQLGIQALGIAIVGAYAFVVSYVILKAVNIFMGLRLDPESEGVGMDVAEHNEAAYSE, from the coding sequence ATGATTCAGGCGGGCGACACCGCATTCATTCTGATCAGTTCCGCTCTGGTGCTGCTCATGACCCCCGGGCTGGCCCTCTTTTACGGTGGCATGGTCCGGCGCAAAAACGTGCTCGGAACCATCATGCAGAGCTTCGTCATGATCTCCCTGGTGAGCATCGAGTGGGTCTACCTCGGCTACTCCATGAGTTTCGGGCCGGATGTTTCGGGCCTCATCGGCAACCTTTCCTGGGCCGGCCTGACCGGAGTGGGAGCAACACCCAATGCCGACTACGCGCCCACCATCCCGCACACTGTTTTCATGATCTACCAATGCATGTTCGCGGTCATCACGCCGGCGCTTATCACCGGCGCTTTTGCCGAACGTGTCAAATTCAGCGCGTTCGCGATCTTCAGCGTGGCCTGGGCCGTGCTGGTCTACAACCCGGTCTGCCACTGGGTCTGGGGTAACGGCGGATTCTTGAAGAATATGGGAGTGCTCGACTTTGCAGGAGGCCTCGTCGTCCATCTGACCTGCGGTGCGGCTGCCCTGGCTTCAGTGATGATCATCGGTCCGCGCAAGGACCACGGAAAGCGCCAGTTCTTTCCCCACAACCTGCCCATGACGCTTCTGGGCACCGGTCTCCTCTGGTTCGGCTGGTTCGGATTCAACGCCGGCAGTGCCCTGGCTGCCGACGGGTTGGCCGGTTCCACCTTTGTAGCCACCCACTTGGGCGGCATGGCCGGCATGGCCATGTGGACTATTGTGGAGTGGTTCTACCAGGGCAAACCCACCACCTTGGGCGCGGCCTCCGGAGCCGTTGCCGGTTTGGCCACCATCACCCCGGCAGCCGGATACGTCACCCCCAACTCCGCTGTGCTCATCGGCCTGACGGCCGGGTTCTGCTGCTACTGGGCGGTGGTGTTCAAATCAAAAATGCGCTTCGACGACAGCCTGGACGTTGTCGGCATTCATGGCCTGGGCGGACTGATTGGCACCCTTATGGCCGGTCTTCTGGCCACCAAGCAGATCAACCCCAACGGCGCCGACGGTCTTTTCTACGGCAATGCCGCCCAGCTAGGCATCCAGGCTCTTGGCATCGCGATCGTGGGCGCGTATGCTTTTGTCGTGAGCTATGTCATCCTGAAGGCCGTCAACATCTTCATGGGCCTTCGCCTCGACCCTGAAAGCGAGGGGGTCGGCATGGACGTAGCCGAACACAACGAAGCCGCATACAGCGAGTAA
- a CDS encoding zinc ribbon domain-containing protein — MICNKCGQENPDEAMNCLVCGHKLQSGWKQLRNGNGANGYAPIAMLREPGPASRKKIRKHVEAWTVAVIVLAAASGFAYLELYWPLFPLIGAAVIYAFSRGINWKDE, encoded by the coding sequence ATGATTTGCAACAAATGCGGCCAGGAAAATCCCGACGAAGCAATGAACTGCTTGGTGTGCGGGCATAAGCTTCAGTCAGGCTGGAAACAGTTGAGGAATGGAAACGGGGCGAACGGCTATGCCCCCATCGCAATGCTCAGGGAACCGGGGCCTGCGTCCCGGAAGAAAATTCGTAAACACGTCGAAGCCTGGACCGTGGCGGTGATTGTTCTGGCTGCGGCAAGCGGATTTGCTTATCTGGAGCTCTACTGGCCGCTGTTTCCACTGATCGGTGCGGCAGTGATCTACGCGTTCAGCCGAGGCATCAACTGGAAGGATGAGTGA
- a CDS encoding type I restriction endonuclease subunit R → MHEESLGSVIRDYLTGEELEETSYEEFRQALARMLVEEKGYPKESLVPKTGVCFPVDGQDYTRMIDLTALGPDCMPFLLIIFCSGEPGTYVREALAAARLYQPPVPLVLTTDTKSAELVAAGSGKTLASGMRAIPFYQDLAELVQANPITAPSPDQVERERRILYAYSEMLSGGCCQGACRPKARG, encoded by the coding sequence ATGCATGAAGAATCTTTAGGCAGCGTCATCCGCGACTATCTTACGGGCGAAGAGCTTGAAGAAACCTCCTACGAGGAATTCCGCCAGGCCCTGGCCCGCATGCTCGTGGAGGAGAAGGGGTATCCGAAAGAGAGTCTCGTTCCCAAAACAGGAGTCTGTTTTCCTGTTGATGGCCAGGACTACACCCGGATGATCGATCTGACCGCTCTTGGCCCTGATTGCATGCCGTTTCTCTTGATAATCTTCTGTTCCGGCGAGCCTGGCACCTATGTTCGCGAGGCCCTGGCCGCGGCCAGGCTGTACCAGCCGCCAGTGCCTTTGGTGCTCACCACTGACACAAAATCCGCCGAACTCGTGGCAGCGGGCAGCGGTAAAACCCTCGCATCCGGAATGCGGGCGATTCCTTTTTACCAGGACCTTGCCGAATTGGTCCAAGCCAACCCCATAACTGCTCCATCACCCGATCAGGTGGAACGGGAGCGACGCATCCTCTACGCCTATTCGGAAATGCTCTCCGGGGGCTGCTGCCAGGGGGCTTGCAGGCCCAAAGCCAGGGGATAG
- a CDS encoding pyridoxal phosphate-dependent aminotransferase, with amino-acid sequence MPNPLCQEISSFLVMDILERACALERQGKNVVHLQIGEPDFDTPEPVKQAAIKAIKDGHTHYTHSLGLPALREAISAYYHRTYGVSVHPDRVIITSGTSPAMLLTFSALIHPGDEVVLTDPHYACYPNFITYAGGRVRRARTRAQDGFQFTPETLAPHLTGSPRAVVVNSPANPAGTLMPDKDFEAICRMGTTIVSDEIYHGLTYTGRARCALEFTEDCFVLNGFSKLWAMTGWRLGWVIAPERYVPAMQRLQQNFFISAGSVAQWAGIAALTECDQDVAAMVAEYAKRRLVLLDGLSKLGLKAPVEPTGAFYALVDAKHLGKDSLALARNILEKALVGVTPGIDFGPGAEGYLRFSYANSVENIEKGLMRLEKYLP; translated from the coding sequence ATGCCAAACCCCCTTTGCCAAGAGATATCCTCCTTTCTGGTCATGGACATCCTGGAGCGCGCCTGTGCTCTGGAACGCCAAGGCAAAAACGTCGTCCATCTGCAGATCGGCGAGCCCGACTTCGACACGCCGGAACCCGTGAAACAGGCCGCCATCAAGGCCATCAAGGACGGGCACACCCACTACACTCATTCGCTGGGCCTCCCCGCCCTGCGCGAGGCCATCAGCGCCTACTACCACCGCACCTACGGGGTAAGTGTCCATCCGGACCGGGTGATCATCACATCCGGCACCTCGCCCGCCATGCTCCTCACCTTTTCGGCGCTCATCCACCCCGGTGACGAGGTGGTGCTCACCGATCCGCACTACGCCTGCTACCCCAACTTCATCACCTACGCCGGAGGGCGGGTGCGCCGGGCCAGGACAAGAGCTCAGGACGGATTCCAGTTCACTCCCGAGACCCTGGCTCCGCACTTGACGGGTTCCCCGCGTGCGGTGGTGGTCAATTCCCCGGCCAATCCCGCCGGAACCCTCATGCCGGACAAGGACTTCGAGGCCATCTGCCGCATGGGGACCACCATCGTGTCCGATGAGATCTACCATGGCCTGACCTATACTGGCCGTGCACGCTGCGCCCTGGAATTCACGGAAGACTGCTTCGTGCTGAACGGCTTTTCCAAACTTTGGGCCATGACCGGATGGCGCCTCGGCTGGGTGATCGCGCCCGAAAGATACGTTCCTGCCATGCAGCGCCTGCAGCAGAACTTCTTCATAAGCGCGGGCAGCGTCGCCCAATGGGCTGGCATCGCCGCGCTTACCGAGTGCGACCAGGATGTGGCGGCCATGGTGGCTGAGTACGCCAAACGCCGGTTGGTCCTCCTGGACGGGCTTTCTAAACTGGGACTCAAGGCTCCCGTGGAGCCCACCGGGGCCTTCTATGCCCTGGTGGATGCCAAGCATCTTGGCAAGGACAGCCTGGCCCTGGCCAGGAACATCCTGGAAAAGGCCCTTGTGGGCGTGACTCCGGGCATCGATTTCGGGCCGGGTGCGGAGGGGTATCTGCGGTTCAGCTACGCCAATTCAGTGGAGAACATTGAGAAGGGGCTGATGAGACTAGAGAAATACCTCCCCTGA
- a CDS encoding ferredoxin, protein MTPSNTVIPVYLDLVPCHGCGACAEVAPELFGMDQNVERPFLKMPEGPEDMVRQAMAYCPNDCITTDE, encoded by the coding sequence ATGACACCCAGCAACACTGTTATCCCCGTCTACCTGGATTTGGTCCCCTGCCACGGGTGCGGAGCCTGCGCTGAAGTCGCGCCCGAACTCTTCGGGATGGACCAGAACGTCGAACGCCCCTTTCTGAAAATGCCGGAAGGACCAGAGGACATGGTCCGCCAAGCAATGGCGTATTGCCCCAACGACTGCATCACCACGGACGAATAA
- a CDS encoding carbamoyltransferase produces the protein MPEAILGISAYYHDSAAALIMDGRIVAAAHEERFTRKKHDPSFPTNAASYCLAEAGLSLRDLAGVAFYDKPFLKFERLLETYHGFAPSGLKSFLSAMPVWIKEKLFMGKMLADEFVKLGPGKPKVLFPEHHLSHAASAFYPSPFEEAAILTIDGVGEWATTTIGHGKGKDITFLRELDFPHSLGLLYSAFTYYCGFKVNSGEYKLMGLAPYGNPDSPRVEDYKRKILDELVDLRPDGSLLLNMRYFTYATGLRMCNEAAWEHLFDLPKRPAESDLSQEYMDMALAIQQVTEDVVMRLAETAKELTGAEYLTMAGGVSLNCVANGKLLRRGLFKDIWIQPAAGDAGGALGAALAAWHIWKGAERSPGPKDSMQGAYLGPEFSYTDIKRVAARHHAPFKHFEEFDDLSKTVCDLLAQGNVVGWFQGRMEYGPRALGNRTILGDPRNPEMQKKLNLKIKYREGFRPFAPSVMEEAISEYFDIDRPSPYMLLVAPVRESHQMPLPEGYNSLGMWDRLYVQRSDIPAITHVDYSARIQSVGKDVNPRYWQLIDTFRQTQGCAVIVNTSFNVRGEPIVCSPADAYRCFMRTEMDYLVMGDCLFAKAEQPALPDDGDWMSEYELD, from the coding sequence ATGCCCGAGGCCATTCTTGGCATCTCCGCCTACTACCACGATTCAGCGGCCGCCCTGATCATGGACGGCCGCATCGTGGCCGCAGCCCACGAAGAACGCTTCACCCGCAAGAAGCACGACCCGTCCTTTCCGACCAACGCGGCGTCCTACTGTTTGGCCGAAGCGGGCCTTTCCCTGCGGGACTTGGCCGGGGTGGCTTTTTACGACAAGCCGTTTCTGAAGTTCGAACGTCTACTCGAAACATACCACGGTTTCGCCCCCTCGGGCCTTAAGAGCTTCCTTTCCGCCATGCCGGTTTGGATCAAGGAAAAGCTCTTCATGGGCAAGATGCTGGCCGACGAGTTCGTTAAACTGGGGCCGGGCAAACCAAAGGTGCTCTTCCCCGAACACCACCTCTCCCACGCTGCCAGTGCCTTCTACCCCTCGCCCTTCGAGGAAGCGGCCATCCTGACCATCGACGGCGTGGGCGAATGGGCAACCACCACCATCGGGCACGGCAAGGGAAAGGACATCACCTTCCTGCGCGAGCTGGATTTCCCCCACTCCCTGGGCCTCCTCTATTCCGCATTCACCTATTATTGCGGCTTCAAGGTGAATTCCGGAGAATACAAGCTCATGGGCCTTGCTCCCTACGGCAATCCCGATTCTCCGCGAGTAGAGGATTATAAGCGAAAGATACTTGACGAGTTGGTGGACCTGCGCCCGGACGGGTCGCTGCTCCTCAACATGCGCTACTTCACTTACGCCACCGGGCTTCGGATGTGCAACGAAGCAGCCTGGGAGCATCTTTTCGATCTTCCCAAGCGCCCGGCTGAGTCCGACCTTTCCCAGGAATACATGGACATGGCCCTGGCCATCCAGCAGGTCACGGAGGACGTGGTCATGCGCTTAGCCGAGACGGCCAAAGAACTCACTGGCGCCGAGTACCTCACCATGGCCGGCGGCGTGTCGCTCAACTGCGTGGCCAACGGCAAGCTTCTGCGGCGCGGCCTCTTCAAAGACATCTGGATTCAGCCCGCGGCCGGCGATGCGGGCGGTGCGCTGGGCGCGGCCCTGGCTGCCTGGCACATCTGGAAAGGCGCGGAGCGCAGCCCCGGCCCCAAGGATTCCATGCAGGGCGCCTACCTAGGCCCCGAGTTCTCTTATACCGACATCAAGCGCGTGGCTGCCAGGCACCACGCTCCCTTCAAACATTTCGAAGAGTTCGACGACCTCAGTAAAACTGTTTGCGATCTTCTGGCCCAGGGCAACGTGGTGGGCTGGTTCCAGGGGCGCATGGAGTACGGCCCGCGTGCTCTCGGCAACCGCACCATCCTGGGTGATCCACGAAACCCGGAGATGCAGAAGAAGCTCAACTTAAAGATCAAATACCGGGAAGGCTTCCGTCCCTTCGCCCCTTCGGTCATGGAAGAAGCCATAAGCGAATACTTCGATATCGACCGCCCTTCCCCGTACATGCTGCTGGTTGCCCCCGTGCGGGAATCCCATCAAATGCCCCTGCCCGAGGGCTACAACTCCCTGGGTATGTGGGACCGCCTGTACGTTCAGCGCTCAGACATTCCGGCCATCACTCACGTGGACTATTCGGCCCGCATCCAGAGCGTTGGAAAGGACGTCAACCCCCGCTACTGGCAGCTCATCGACACCTTCCGCCAGACCCAGGGGTGCGCTGTCATCGTCAACACCAGCTTCAACGTGCGCGGCGAGCCCATCGTGTGTTCCCCTGCCGATGCCTACCGCTGCTTCATGCGCACTGAGATGGACTATCTGGTCATGGGGGACTGTCTGTTCGCCAAAGCAGAGCAACCTGCCCTGCCCGATGACGGCGACTGGATGAGTGAATACGAGCTGGATTAG
- a CDS encoding P-II family nitrogen regulator, whose protein sequence is MKKIEVITRPHMLEDVKQALTAIGVMGMTVSDVKGFGRQRGHTEVYRGAEYRVDFLPKVKIEIVVDDDRAAIVVDTIRAAAQTGQVGDGKIFVLPVTEVLRIRTGETGDDAI, encoded by the coding sequence ATGAAAAAAATTGAAGTCATAACCCGCCCCCACATGCTTGAGGATGTGAAGCAGGCCCTGACCGCCATCGGTGTGATGGGCATGACCGTCTCTGATGTGAAGGGATTCGGCCGCCAGCGCGGGCATACAGAGGTCTACCGCGGGGCCGAGTATAGGGTTGATTTTCTTCCCAAGGTCAAAATCGAGATTGTTGTTGACGACGACCGGGCAGCCATCGTGGTGGACACCATCCGTGCAGCGGCCCAGACGGGACAGGTTGGGGACGGAAAGATTTTCGTCCTGCCCGTGACGGAAGTGCTGCGCATCCGCACCGGTGAGACCGGGGATGACGCGATCTAG